The window TGGTATTTTCTCCCAAAATTCTTCTTTATGTATCAAGTCATAGTGAGGAAAGGACAATTTATATACCGGTTTAAATTGAAAAAGCTGCTCATTTTACATCTGCATTGAAAGATCTGCCTGCCGTGTGCAGCCCAAGCTCagttttctctgattttattgaaaaaatgaTTCTTAAAGACTCAATGAAAACAAGCATAGCTCTACAATACCAAAGTGTAAAAGATTTTAATTGTTGCTTGGCAGCCCTTGCAAAGGGGGATTCCACACcggttttctttctttcttttttcaatgAAGGAAATCTGAAGCAATCAGATTTCAACCAAGATCTCTTGATTGAGATCTCTTGAGTTCACagatttattgttttctttggtGGCTTTATCCAGTTGTGGCCACACAAATCAGGGAATGTCCGGGGGGAGCAGAAATGAGAACATGGAAATAATTCTGAGCTGCTCATGTGCCCAGGAAGGATTTTTCCACGAGAAACATCCTGTACCAGAGCAAGGAGCTCCAAGGTGGAGTTTCTTTAGGGGTGTGTAGGTTGGTAGAATTAAGGATTTCAATTTTAATCCCAGAAAATGGACTTGACACCCTGACTGTTCTGTGAATCCCTGGCTTTGCAGGAAATCAGCTTTATGCTGTAGCTGGAAATCAATGAGTCTTTCTAGAATTAATCATCGTTTCTACTTTATTaacaatttatttaaaattaaaaataacagactaatatttttaaagcagtattACTTCTCGTTCTCTACAAGTTGAAACATTgcataaataattttctggaaaaaaataaatacataattcaCTCTCTGAAATGGTATCTTTTGTCCCTAGGTTCTGGTCTCACataaaacaactgaaaaatcTATCAACATTTCAAATTTCCACATTTATATTATTTCAGCATAAATTCTACAGGATGTATACAGCATTTGACAATTCACTTTCTAACAATATCCTTTAATGTAAAAACATAAACATTACTCTGAGTGTTGAGAAGCTAAGCAAAGGAAAATTGCTGCcaaactaaagaaaaaacaaagttgCATATCCTAAAGACTTTTCTAGAGGAATTCATGACTTAGCAGAGGCTCACTTTTAATGCAGAAGCACCACctcactcccagagctgggtttgCACAGTTTTACTGCTACAGAGTGTGTGGCCACATAATCCAACCTCTACAGAACAGAAAATGTAAATGGATGTGTCTAAGCTGATATTAAAGTCAAACATGTTCTAGGAAATAAGGAATAATCACTATATTCTATGTTAGGCTATGGATAATGTTAGCTGCTTACAGGACAAACATCAGTGAGCTTATCTGGTTTGGAGGGAGCATCTTGTTCATAAATCTGCTCCGCTCCAATTCCAGGAGAATTTGTTGAATTGTCCCTAAAACAAATCATTGTTCCCAAATCAATATGGTTCTAGTCGCCAGTTTTGAACTTGTCAACCCCATAAtcttctaattaaaaatatgagATGGATTTGTCACACTTTTACTTCTGTTTTGAGAACATTAATGTCACATTTCGGTTCGAGAGGCAACACCTGGTGCACGAGGACATCTGGTAATGTGCTCATTTCCCAACAATTTGACTTCATCCACCAGAACCTGAAATCCCTGCTGCCCCAAACCTTCTAGGGCTCCTTCAGAGACTCTCCTGGTGCTTTCATAACTGCAGCCTTGTCCTGCATCCTGGTCTGGGGAACGGATTCCAAGATTCTATTCCTGTAAATGTTCCCTTTGGAATAAAGCAAAATGTGGCTGTGCCCACACCAGCTTCgctctcctctgcctccctgctcctccaggacACACAAACTGCCATGCACCTcctgtcaccctgatttttctGATGAACTCAACAAATCTCATGgttttacatttaaaatctaGCGCTAAATGTGTTCTGGTGACTCAATAATCTAATAATCGAATGgttttacatttaaaatctaACGCTAAATATTTTCCGGTGAACTCAGGGATTTAATTCTCCCCAGCAATACTGGTTGATTATCCACAAGGCTtgcagtatttttgttttacagggCATAAACAActgcccagtgctggcagcaagACAAGATGCAATTCTttgagctgcaggcaggacaaCACAAGTGAGTGACAGCAGCAAACCCGTGAGACTGGGGGAGAAAACTTTAATTTATTTGTCCAGCATGCACATGGAAGGGTCCTTCTCTCCTGAAAAACCTCACATTTAAGTTTTTCTAAgctttctgatgtttacattcttgtaacaaatTTCCTCATATGCTTTATGTAAATGaatcattgttttgcattcttttctggaggaggagaaatttgacagactgttggtttgtccagtgtcagtggagaggtggcactgtcaccctccaatccactgtcacttttggaaatctataaatgctggagccagaaattaaaaattctctttttgcCTTGAGAGAGCTGCGTGTTATTTCGTGTCCTGTAGTGACAGGTGCCTCCAGCTGAATTTATCTCATTCTTTATCACACATAAGTGCTACAATCTGACCCATTTTTTGCCTATTTGACCCAGCTCAGCAGAAGGAATTGGAACCTTCTGCAGTCAGAGCATCATGGTGTGACCTCCGAGTGCCTTTTGATGGTTCAGCAAacatctggagctgctggtctGTGTCGCCCAGTGCCACTggcacattttctgaaaaatcccttcgccaggatttcttctcctgggaagatgagaagcctcagagaaaagtgaaaacaatattatctcatttgcttctccctgttttgctgctttggaattgtttaccaacaggtttGATTGgcttcatgtgaattgtttttacttaatgaccaatcaccaccagctgtgtcggactctgaggagtcagccACGACTTTTTCATCATCATTCTTGTCAAGCCTTCTggctgtatcctttctcttagTTTTAGTATATtcttttaatacaatataataccataaaataataaatcagccttctgagaacatgggaGGCAGATTCTCACCTCATCCCGGGCACCTCACAAACTCAACAACCCAGAGCCAcctccatccatccttccatccacccatccatccatccacccttCCCTCCTAATAGGCATTTTCCAGCTCGTGCTGGTTGGATTTGCCGCTCCTGGCTCTGGCCAGATGCGCTTTCTTGTTCTTCTGGGGCCGGGGCACGTCCTTGCCGAAGTCCTTGAGCTCGGACTGGTTGTGGTAGCGGGTGTAGCGCTTGCACTTGCAGGCCGTGGCCGCCCGGAATTTGTAAGTCCGCgtctcctgctggggacaggccATGAGGACGCGCTGGGTGCGGCTGTGCGCGGGGATGCAGCGGAAATCGGGCGCGTTCTGCCGCCACCACTTGCCGCGGCCGATGGAGTTGGGCAGCAGGTGCGAGGGCTCGCACTGGCCcgagcacagcagctccttcacCGGCTTCAGGCTGCGGCACGGCCCGTCCGTCAGGAACCGCGTGGTGCGAACCTCCCGGCAGCTGAAGGCGGCATCTGCGGACAGGGAACGCGTTACTGCCTCGgctgcctccctgcaggccTGCTCTTCCCTTCAGCCCTGCTCTTCCCTTCAGCCctgctcttcccttcctctAATCCTTCATTTCTGCTCCCTCCCGCGGTCCTGTTCCTGCCTTCCTCTAATCCTCCatttctgctccctccctgcagtcctgttcctgccttcctccagTCCTTCAGTCCtgttcctgccttcctccagTCCTTCAGCCctgctcttcccttcctctaatccttcatttctgctcctccctgcagtcCTGTTCCTGCCTTCCTCTAATCCTTCATTTCTGCTCCTCCCTTCAGTCCtgttcctgccttcctccagTCCTTCAGTCCTGTTCCTGCCTTCCTGTAATCCTTCATTTCTGCTCTTCCCTTCAACCctgctcttcccttcctctaatccttcagtcctgctccTCCCTTTCTTCAGTCCTGCCTCTGCCTTCCTCTAATCCTTCatttctgctccctccctgcagtcCTGTTCCTGCCTTCCTCTAATCCTTCAGTCCTGCCTCTGCCTTCCTCTAATCCTTCatttctgctccctccctgcagtcCTGTTCCTGCCTTCCTCTAATCCTTCAGTCCtgttcctgccttcctccagTCCTTCAGTCCTGTTCCTGCCTTCCTCTAATCCTTCATTTCTGCTCCTCCCTTCAGTCCTGTTCCTGCCTTCCTCTAATCCTTCATTTCTGCTCCCTCCTTGCAGTCCTGTTCCTGCCTTCCTCTAATCCTTCagccctcctcttccctcccttcAGTCCTGCTCCTTCATTCCTGTAATCCTTCATTTCTGCTTCTCCCTTCAATCCTGCTCTTCCCTTCTAATCCTGCTCCTCTCTAGAGTCCTGCTCTTCCCTTCAGTCCTGTTCTTTCagccctgctcttccctgcattcctgctcttcccttcctctAATCCTTCAgccctcctcttcccttccttcaGTCCTGCTCTTCTCTAAAGTCCTCCTCCCTTCAGTCCTGCTCTTTTCTGTCAGTCCTGTAATCCTTCATGCCTGCTCTTCCCTTCAGTCCTGCAATCCTTCATTCCTGCTCCTCGCTTCCTTCAGTGCTGCTCCTTCATTCCTGTAATCTAATCATTCATTTCTGCTCCTCCCTTCAGTCCTGTTCTTTCAGTCCTgatcttccctgctttcctgctcttcccttcctctAATCCTTCAgccctcctcttcccttccttcaGTCCTGCTCTTCCCTAAagtccttctcctcctttcagTCCTGCTCTTCCCTTCAGTCCTGCTCCTTGCTTCCTTCAGTCCTGTAATCCTTCATTTCTGCTCCTCCCTTCAGTCCCGCTCTTCCCTTCAGTCTGTTCTTTCAgtcctgctcttccctgctttcctgctCTTTCCTTCCGTCAGTCCTGTAATCCTTCATGCCTGCTTCTCCCTTCCTTCAGTCCTGCTCCTTCATTCCTGTGATCCTTCATTTCTGCTCTTCCCTTCAATCCTGCTCTTCTCTTCTAATCCTGCTCTTCCCTTCCTGTAATCCTTCATCCCTGTTCCTTCCTTCATTCCTGTTCTTTCATTCCTGCAATCCTTCAGTCCTGTTCTTTCCTTCAGTCCTGTTCTTCCCTTCATTCTGGGCTCTTTCCCTGCCAGAAAGCACCTAAATCTACACCAAACCCTacaccaaacccaaaccctacaccaaacccaaaccccccATGCCCTGGCTGCCTGAGCTGCCAGTAGGAAGGAGGAACAATTTGGGGAACAAATGTGTTTTTAAgggtttattttacttctcactATCCTCCTCTGATTTTGGTAGTAATAAAGTCAGTCTGTACCTCTAAGCCAAGCCTGTTTTGCCCTCAACCTCCAAACCTCCAGCTCAGTTTCTCTCACTCTCTCACCAAGTGCTATAATctgacagatttttttgttggtttttctctcctctgcccagctgtggcaggggagggtGAGTGAGTGGCTTTTGTGGGCCAGTGTCAAAGCACAAGATTTCCTGCAGCAGATCTCTCTCTGAGCCACACTTGAACAGCAGATTTGCAGGAGAAATACCTCAAAAAACTCACCCGTGCTGCTCCTGACTATTCAGCTACTCCAGCTGTAAAACCCTTGAGTAACAAAGTAGAAATTGgtgaaaaaaatccaccagACACTTTTCCTGTCAGTGATGTGCAGGGGGAAATGGAACAGCTGGGAATTTTTGGCAATATTCTCCTGGCTCCATTTAACTGTGGGCAACACCTTCCTCCACTGCTCTAGTTTAACTCTATTTACTTTAACTCTATTTACTccagatttaaattttttttccaataaaaaagAGTGTTTCTTAAGTGATTTTTTAGTTTGCATGATGTGTTCCAGGTTAGAGAAATCCCAGGTAAGAACAGCACTAAGGAATTCCCACTATTcaggcagcagcttttccaaatTTCCTGTTCTCTGTGGTAATTCCACATGTCCCACAAAACTCCCTGAGAGAGCTAAAGGCATCTTCTGGCTATTAGaaccttttttcctctcctttttctcaaTGGATAACTCTAGGCAAATGATGCATTAGAAAATAGAGGATTTCTTAGCATTAAGTATTTAGAAATTTTCCAGTTGTAGGAACATAAGTTTTCCCAAAAGTGGCTCTTTTCCCTTGTTTAATTGATTTGTTGGGAAGACacaaaatttgatttttaagtGCTTATCAAATAACTTCATCTAGAAGTTATTAATTTACATTAGTTATTCATCTACATTAATGTTCTTCTCTTGTcaaaaggacaaaaaggacAGATTTAACTCAGGAACACTGTTTATGGTGGAAGCCTTCAAAGTCAGCTCACAGAAGGCTGTGTCTGTTAGGCCCATTCTCCTCACTGTGTGCAAGGTTTAGTTCAGCAGAAGAGAATTCTGACCCTGAATTATTAGTGACACAACAGTATTTGGAcagacattttaatttttgtttttcctgtgaagTATAGAAACAGGATTTTCAGTGCTCAGATTTATATTTGTCAAATTACAGCtagcaaaatttcttttttttttttgattttgaaGGACTGCATTAATGAAATTAAGCAATCCTTGTGACAAAAACACTGGCAACTGAACCCCACATGCACTTCAGTAACACTCTCAAGTTCCCTAAGCAGTCAAGAAAATTATGTCtgtctgtaaataaataaatgagtgGAATAAGGTGCATTTTACCTCCATAAAGCACAGGCAGGTAAATATCCAAGCACTTGCCTCAGCTCTGTAGGTGATATTTGTGCATTTATGTCCTGTGAGTGTGCAGGTGCAAAATCCCTCATGGTCTGGTGCTTATGTTCCAGAAATGGCCACTTTGGATCATAATTTTGATTCCTTAtgctaaaaatcccaaaataagTATACAAGACCATTGTGTATCTCAAACAGCTGCCCACTCTCCTTCAGTCTTTGATTGCTTAGCTTGCTGTGCTTTCCACTTGGAAAAATATGCACAAATCTGTGGGGCAGGTTCCCAGCTGATGGCAGAGTAGTAAGAAGTTAAAAAATGAAGGTGTTGAGATgagataaaaaaacccaacctgctctgccctggtggGACTGCCTGAGAGTGCTCTCCCTCTTAGGAATGTGAGAGACTTTTAAGGCCACACTCTCAAaagcattaattaaaaaaaaaatttaaaatattgttaacCCTCTGGTTTTAAATGCCCtaaaggcagctgcagcagaaattcCCAATTGCCTTCAAGCTGTCCCCAGAAAAATGAGGCTGACTCAGATCTGCAATGCCCAACAGTGGAAATTCTAAGTTTGAtttgtgcctgtgctgctctgtgctttgtgcTGTGTCTGGAGGACCAAACTTGCCCTGTTTTCCAGTGGAAAACTTTTTTAAATCCACATTTCTCTGTTTGGGGTTGGCTTTCCATCTCCTGTCTCTCCCCAAAAGGATGATGTCTTGCATCACTGCTAAAGTTAGACACTTGGTCGAGTGACAATGGATTTTGGAGCATTTTTGGCTGCTGGAACCTGGCTGAAGGTCTGTCAGTCAGGGAGCAGCAAATTTCTCTCATTTAGCTGAGCACAGCCTCAATGTGCACCTTTTGGTGTGATCTTAGCCACAGCTGGTGTGGATGCTCCTAAATTACAAATTTATATTATTGTCTCCACTGTCAACCCATTCCCCATCCTAATATTAAACAGGGAAAGAGAATTTGTGTTATTTCCTcacaaaacacagagaagtGTTAAATAAAATCTACAGATATTTGTTTTTATCTACAGGTATTGATTTCTACAGGTTGGATGTTTTGGAGTTGTCTGCAGAGTAGCAATATTCAACAGAGAGCTGATGTTTGCATCAGTAAACTCCAATATATTCTTCCTAATGTTTATATTCATACTTTTTCAACAGCAGATGCAAATCCCTGTCACTTAAAGCAGCTGGGCCACACCTAAAAGTGTTAATAAACAAACATAGATGATCACAAGTTTTCTTTTACAAATTGCTATGATCCAAACAGaaataatgacatttttcttACCACTGAGGTCTGGAGTTTGTTGTATGTGTCTTCCTCCATGTTTTGCCTGGTTCATGGTGTTGTTGTTGCTGAAAGTCGGCTCCATTGGCGTTTCTGGATTTTCAGTGATCTCGGGAATGATTTCTGTAGCATCATTTTTAAACACCTGCCAGCCTTGCACAGAGCGAAGCGTGATTTGTGTCAGGACACagacagcacacacagcccaagGGATCTGCATGGTCACAGATCAGCTTTTCAGCACCCTGACAGCCTCAGATCCTGGCCAAAGGCACATTATTCCCCTTTTTAAAATCCCTTTTAGAACCAAGCCAGCCAATGACTATACAAAGTGGGAAGGGCCAGACAACTCATTCATCTCAGCTTTTGTCAGTGTGAAATAAAATGGGTGTGTGGGGGTGGGTTAGTGACAATATTTTACAACTGTTATGCAAAAACTTCTCTCATCTACCTCATTTTTGAGCCTGGCAACAAAAGGTGATAGACAAGACTACAATGAATTGCAACCTGCCAAGCCTTTCTGCAGTTTTGCTCTGACAATGGTGTAATTAAAACCTGCTTCTGCCTCCATCCATATTTGAAACTTTGTCTTTTCCAAAGGTTTTCCAGACTTTTTACATTTTGCTGTTGTTATTCAGCAAGttccctcttccctttgctCAATGTTTAAAGTGAGTAAATCTAGAAAGTGTAGCTCAGTAATTCTGCTTTTCGGTCTCTGCAGGGAAattattagggtttttttcctctcctttccatAACAAggagcttttttcccctctcctttccatAAAAAggagctccacattttgtttcatGTTCTTCTAAGCATCATTTTCCTTACTTACATGTAGTAAATCTATTTTTGGCTTGGAGCTGAACTGAACAAGCCGTGAAGGACTCCAAGTCCTGAAGGAGCAGGGACTAAAGAAGGATTTTGGTATTATTTTGGTCAGACAGGAATAGCACCACGAGAGCCTTGTCCAAAGTGAcatcagagctgcagaaaagcaggacaggagagcagagcagagctgagtgctGGCGATCACTGAGTCCTTGCTGCTTCTTTACTCCTCTGTTTAAATGCCCCCAAAGTTGGATGTATCCACCAAAGCTCAGtttctgttaatttttcatGCAATATTTCCAAAAGCTGTTGTCTCTAGTGGGCCTGCACTGACAACAATCTCATTTAAAGTGATCAGCTGtcacataaaaaagaaaaatcttcttGATGTAGCTTCTCCCAAGCACTTAGACAATCTGTATTCACTCTTCTATACAAACCATTACTAACTATTGTATTTATCTGTATAACCCACATGGAGAAATAATACCAAAACAATGTCTgaatgaagaaaacagaagataTATTTAGCTTGTGGCTTAAAACTTCTTGTCCATAAGAAGGAGGGCGGCCTAATAGATGCCAGGAATGAACCCAAATCTCAGCCATTCAGATTCCTTAGctacaaaaacatttttttcacaCCCTGTAGCTGCTTGCCTGCTcacagcccttcctgcagcaaagcagacatgctctgtgctgcttcccGCCCccaaaaatttgatttttgtaGTTTTAAtgaagcacaggaaaaaataaaaagagttaTTAGGGAGAGAGTGTTCTCAGAATGAGCCCTGACAGGGTGGGACTGATACTGGAGCTGAATATATTATATCagaatattatatataattattatatatattattatatataatattcaGAGCTGAGCAATTCCATCCTCAGCCACTGCTGTGGTTTGCCCATAGCCAGAGCCAAACCCACAcagggaaatggatttgtagaaaATTCTCAAAACTTAACAAAAAGCTCATACAGTATACATGTGTACGCaaactttaaaataagaaatactaATTTAGAAATACCATGGAATAAGGTAGATATTGTTGAGAGACAAATTGAACTAGAAAGAAGTTTCAAAAGATAGCCTTGGAAAAAAGactaaatgctttaaaaaaatagaactATAAAAAACTACATCGTAGTAAGACCcacaaaaagtaattttagatGATTAAAGCATTTACAGCATAATGTAGCTAAAGCTGATAGGCCAAGAAATGCTTATAGGGTGGAAAACTTAAGAGTTTGAGGAtttagaatatagaaataaatatttaatttctaaaattttatttagaaataaatatatctaACTGTATATAGATAATATATATAACCTATGTATATAATAGAGTAAATATGCTAAATATTTAGACTATAGAAATAAATgttctataaatatttatatatttatataaatatttttctaacaTGTAGAAATTAGTATgataattatttataataatacatttattatattataagtaaatataataaattctattatattagaaataaatagtaattatttataataataaatgtaTTATATTATCAGTACATATAATAAATtctattatattataaatatatatattctaaatatatttagaatatagaaataaatattgagGTAATATCTtaagcaagatggaggttttagggtgtAGACTGGCCGTTCTTCTTTaccttatttttccttcttctccatggctttgggtgatttttttgtAACTGGACAGAAAAGTCCATATTGCAGCTTTgagggatcagttattgggttaaaagggaaaataatctaggtgtcagttcttaattggaaataaatatgaagcaaaatggaggttttagggtggagACTGGTTGCTCTCCTTTACCTTcctctccatgggtttgggtggtattTTGTAATTGGACAGGAAAATCCACATTGCAGACTTTGAgtgatcagttattgggttaaaagggaaaataatttaggtgtcatttcttaattggatagtttagtcttaaaaggcCTCataacaagagattgttggccattttgtgttTTGCTAATGAAACCTGCAGAACTCGTGTTGCGAGGTTGTTGCAttgataagaaacaataaacaccCGAGTTTGAACATGAATTAtcatctcaagtgccttcaatccagacccagagaaaccaataACCCCCAGCAGAAAAGGCCTCAGCTGtgtctgccctgctcagcagcaacaCAAACATCTCTGTAAGatcagcacaaacccaaaatgGGAATAAAGTTAACCCCACTGAGCCCAAAgcagtgctctgctctgaggaggaaCCAGAGCCACCAGGAGTTAATTGGCATCTCCTGCTCAGCCTGaatccactgctgctgctttctgagcTCCAGAAGAGTTCAGAAACTCTTGAA is drawn from Melospiza georgiana isolate bMelGeo1 chromosome 28, bMelGeo1.pri, whole genome shotgun sequence and contains these coding sequences:
- the SOST gene encoding sclerostin, with translation MQIPWAVCAVCVLTQITLRSVQGWQVFKNDATEIIPEITENPETPMEPTFSNNNTMNQAKHGGRHIQQTPDLSDAAFSCREVRTTRFLTDGPCRSLKPVKELLCSGQCEPSHLLPNSIGRGKWWRQNAPDFRCIPAHSRTQRVLMACPQQETRTYKFRAATACKCKRYTRYHNQSELKDFGKDVPRPQKNKKAHLARARSGKSNQHELENAY